In Parus major isolate Abel chromosome 8, Parus_major1.1, whole genome shotgun sequence, a single window of DNA contains:
- the SLC6A9 gene encoding sodium- and chloride-dependent glycine transporter 1 isoform X3 produces MADKCSEGLLNGAVPGEQGKQEKSVKRGNWGNQIEFVLTSVGYAVGLGNVWRFPYLCYRNGGGAFMFPYFIMLVFCGIPLFFMELSFGQFASQGCLGVWRVSPMFKGVGYGMMVVSTYIGIYYNVVICIAFYYFFVSMTRVLPWTYCSNPWNTPDCVGVLDRNLSSRVALNITQLLNTTQKRTSPSEEYWRRYVLNLSDDIGNLGEVRLPLLGCLGVSWVVVFLCLIKGVKSSGKVVYFTATFPYVVLTILFVRGITLEGAVTGIMYYLTPQWDKILNAKVWGDAASQIFYSLGCAWGGLITMASYNKFNNNCYRDSIIISITNCATSVYAGFVIFSILGFMANHLGVDVSKVADHGPGLAFVAYPEALTLLPISPLWSILFFFMLILLGLGTQFCLLETLVTAIVDEVGNEWIIRKKTFVTLGVAVAGFLLGVPLTTQAGIYWLLLMDNYAASFSLVVISCIMCVAIMYIYGHRNYFKDIEMMLGFPPPLFFQICWRFISPAIIFFILVFTVIQYRPISYNEYVYPTWAISIGFLMALSSVICIPIYAIYKVCRSEGDTLLERLKNATKASKDWGPALPEHRSGRYAPAFSPSTESHLEVQPLQPEKGQSEAAAASPVQGSNGSAHSQDSRL; encoded by the exons AACGGCGCCGTGCCCGGGGAGCAGGGCAAGCAGGAGAAGAGTGTCAAGCGTGGCAACTGGGGCAACCAGATCGAGTTTGTGCTGACCAGCGTGGGCTATGCCGTGGGCCTAGGCAACGTCTGGCGCTTCCCATACCTCTGCTACCGCAATGGGGGAG GTGCCTTCATGTTCCCCTACTTCATCATGCTCGTGTTCTGCGGCATCCCCCTCTTCTTCATGGAGCTCTCCTTTGGGCAGTttgccagccagggctgccttGGCGTCTGGAGGGTCAGCCCCATGTTCAAAG GCGTGGGCTACGGGATGATGGTGGTGTCCACATACATCGGGATCTACTACAACGTGGTGATCTGTATTGCCTTCTACTACTTCTTTGTGTCCATGACGCGCGTGCTGCCCTGGACGTACTGCAGCAACCCCTGGAACACGCCCGACTGCGTTGGGGTGCTGGACAGGAACCTCTCCAGCCGTGTTGCCCTCAACATCACCCAGCTCCTCAACACCACCCAGAAGCGCACCAGCCCCAGCGAGGAGTACTGGAG GAGGTATGTGCTGAACCTGTCAGATGACATCGGGAACCTGGGCGAGGTGCGGCTGCCCCTCCTGGGCTGCCTTGGTGTCTCCTGGGTCGTTGTCTTCCTCTGCCTCATCAAGGGCGTGAAATCCTCGGGGAAG GTGGTGTATTTCACGGCCACCTTCCCCTATGTGGTGCTCACCATCCTCTTCGTGCGCGGCATCACGCTGGAGGGGGCCGTCACTGGCATCATGTACTACCTGACACCCCAGTGGGACAAGATCCTCAATGCCAAG GTGTGGGGTGATGCAGCCTCTCAGATCTTCTACTcgctgggctgtgcctggggcgGGCTCATCACCATGGCCTCCTACAACAAGTTCAACAACAACTGCTACCG GGACAGCATCATCATCAGCATCACCAACTGTGCTACCAGTGTCTATGCTGGCTTCGTCATCTTCTCCATCCTGGGTTTCATGGCCAACCACCTGGGTGTGGATGTCTCCAAGGTGGCTGACCACGGGCCGGGCCTGGCCTTTGTCGCCTACCCTGAGGCCCTCACCTTGCTCCCCATCTCGCCACTGTGGTCCATTCTCTTCTTCTTTATGCTTATCCTCCTGGGGCTAGGTACACAG TTCTGCCTGCTGGAGACTCTGGTCACAGCCATTGTGGATGAGGTGGGCAACGAGTGGATCATCCGCAAAAAGACCTTTGTAACGCTGGGAGTGGCTGTGGCTGGCTTCCTGCTGGGTGTCCCGCTCACCACACAG GCGGGCATCTACTGGCTCCTGCTAATGGACAACTACGCTGCCAGCTTCTCCCTGGTGGTCATCTCCTGCATCATGTGTGTGGCCATCATGTACATCTATG GGCACCGCAACTACTTCAAGGACATTGAGATGATGTTGGGCTTTCCTCCCCCGCTCTTCTTCCAGATCTGCTGGCGCTTCATCTCACCTGCCATCATATTT TTCATCCTGGTCTTCACAGTGATCCAGTACCGGCCCATCTCCTACAATGAGTATGTCTACCCTACCTGGGCCATCAGCATCGGCTTCCTCATGGCGCTCTCTTCCGTCATCTGCATCCCCATCTACGCCATCTACAAAGTGTGCCGTTCTGAGGGGGACACACTTCTTGAG CGCTTGAAAAATGCTACCAAGGCAAGCAAGGACTGGGGCCCAGCGCTGCCAGAGCACCGCAGCGGGCGCTACGCCCCAGCGTTCAGCCCTTCCACCGAGTCCCACCTGGAggtgcagcccctgcagccagagaaggGCCAGAGTGAGGCAGCGGCTGCATCCCCCGTGCAGGGCAGCAATGGCTCAGCCCACAGCCAGGACTCCAGACTGTGA
- the SLC6A9 gene encoding sodium- and chloride-dependent glycine transporter 1 isoform X2: protein MKLGTHGAVQPGPPDGSCEQPGPLGPSQQNGAVPGEQGKQEKSVKRGNWGNQIEFVLTSVGYAVGLGNVWRFPYLCYRNGGGAFMFPYFIMLVFCGIPLFFMELSFGQFASQGCLGVWRVSPMFKGVGYGMMVVSTYIGIYYNVVICIAFYYFFVSMTRVLPWTYCSNPWNTPDCVGVLDRNLSSRVALNITQLLNTTQKRTSPSEEYWRRYVLNLSDDIGNLGEVRLPLLGCLGVSWVVVFLCLIKGVKSSGKVVYFTATFPYVVLTILFVRGITLEGAVTGIMYYLTPQWDKILNAKVWGDAASQIFYSLGCAWGGLITMASYNKFNNNCYRDSIIISITNCATSVYAGFVIFSILGFMANHLGVDVSKVADHGPGLAFVAYPEALTLLPISPLWSILFFFMLILLGLGTQFCLLETLVTAIVDEVGNEWIIRKKTFVTLGVAVAGFLLGVPLTTQAGIYWLLLMDNYAASFSLVVISCIMCVAIMYIYGHRNYFKDIEMMLGFPPPLFFQICWRFISPAIIFFILVFTVIQYRPISYNEYVYPTWAISIGFLMALSSVICIPIYAIYKVCRSEGDTLLERLKNATKASKDWGPALPEHRSGRYAPAFSPSTESHLEVQPLQPEKGQSEAAAASPVQGSNGSAHSQDSRL, encoded by the exons ATGAAGCTGGGGACTCACGGAGCCGTCCAGCCTGGGCCCCCGGATGGCAGCTGCGAGCAGCCAGGCCCCCTCGGACCCTCTCAGCAG AACGGCGCCGTGCCCGGGGAGCAGGGCAAGCAGGAGAAGAGTGTCAAGCGTGGCAACTGGGGCAACCAGATCGAGTTTGTGCTGACCAGCGTGGGCTATGCCGTGGGCCTAGGCAACGTCTGGCGCTTCCCATACCTCTGCTACCGCAATGGGGGAG GTGCCTTCATGTTCCCCTACTTCATCATGCTCGTGTTCTGCGGCATCCCCCTCTTCTTCATGGAGCTCTCCTTTGGGCAGTttgccagccagggctgccttGGCGTCTGGAGGGTCAGCCCCATGTTCAAAG GCGTGGGCTACGGGATGATGGTGGTGTCCACATACATCGGGATCTACTACAACGTGGTGATCTGTATTGCCTTCTACTACTTCTTTGTGTCCATGACGCGCGTGCTGCCCTGGACGTACTGCAGCAACCCCTGGAACACGCCCGACTGCGTTGGGGTGCTGGACAGGAACCTCTCCAGCCGTGTTGCCCTCAACATCACCCAGCTCCTCAACACCACCCAGAAGCGCACCAGCCCCAGCGAGGAGTACTGGAG GAGGTATGTGCTGAACCTGTCAGATGACATCGGGAACCTGGGCGAGGTGCGGCTGCCCCTCCTGGGCTGCCTTGGTGTCTCCTGGGTCGTTGTCTTCCTCTGCCTCATCAAGGGCGTGAAATCCTCGGGGAAG GTGGTGTATTTCACGGCCACCTTCCCCTATGTGGTGCTCACCATCCTCTTCGTGCGCGGCATCACGCTGGAGGGGGCCGTCACTGGCATCATGTACTACCTGACACCCCAGTGGGACAAGATCCTCAATGCCAAG GTGTGGGGTGATGCAGCCTCTCAGATCTTCTACTcgctgggctgtgcctggggcgGGCTCATCACCATGGCCTCCTACAACAAGTTCAACAACAACTGCTACCG GGACAGCATCATCATCAGCATCACCAACTGTGCTACCAGTGTCTATGCTGGCTTCGTCATCTTCTCCATCCTGGGTTTCATGGCCAACCACCTGGGTGTGGATGTCTCCAAGGTGGCTGACCACGGGCCGGGCCTGGCCTTTGTCGCCTACCCTGAGGCCCTCACCTTGCTCCCCATCTCGCCACTGTGGTCCATTCTCTTCTTCTTTATGCTTATCCTCCTGGGGCTAGGTACACAG TTCTGCCTGCTGGAGACTCTGGTCACAGCCATTGTGGATGAGGTGGGCAACGAGTGGATCATCCGCAAAAAGACCTTTGTAACGCTGGGAGTGGCTGTGGCTGGCTTCCTGCTGGGTGTCCCGCTCACCACACAG GCGGGCATCTACTGGCTCCTGCTAATGGACAACTACGCTGCCAGCTTCTCCCTGGTGGTCATCTCCTGCATCATGTGTGTGGCCATCATGTACATCTATG GGCACCGCAACTACTTCAAGGACATTGAGATGATGTTGGGCTTTCCTCCCCCGCTCTTCTTCCAGATCTGCTGGCGCTTCATCTCACCTGCCATCATATTT TTCATCCTGGTCTTCACAGTGATCCAGTACCGGCCCATCTCCTACAATGAGTATGTCTACCCTACCTGGGCCATCAGCATCGGCTTCCTCATGGCGCTCTCTTCCGTCATCTGCATCCCCATCTACGCCATCTACAAAGTGTGCCGTTCTGAGGGGGACACACTTCTTGAG CGCTTGAAAAATGCTACCAAGGCAAGCAAGGACTGGGGCCCAGCGCTGCCAGAGCACCGCAGCGGGCGCTACGCCCCAGCGTTCAGCCCTTCCACCGAGTCCCACCTGGAggtgcagcccctgcagccagagaaggGCCAGAGTGAGGCAGCGGCTGCATCCCCCGTGCAGGGCAGCAATGGCTCAGCCCACAGCCAGGACTCCAGACTGTGA
- the SLC6A9 gene encoding sodium- and chloride-dependent glycine transporter 1 isoform X1, producing the protein MFPYFIMLVFCGIPLFFMELSFGQFASQGCLGVWRVSPMFKGVGYGMMVVSTYIGIYYNVVICIAFYYFFVSMTRVLPWTYCSNPWNTPDCVGVLDRNLSSRVALNITQLLNTTQKRTSPSEEYWRRYVLNLSDDIGNLGEVRLPLLGCLGVSWVVVFLCLIKGVKSSGKVVYFTATFPYVVLTILFVRGITLEGAVTGIMYYLTPQWDKILNAKVWGDAASQIFYSLGCAWGGLITMASYNKFNNNCYRDSIIISITNCATSVYAGFVIFSILGFMANHLGVDVSKVADHGPGLAFVAYPEALTLLPISPLWSILFFFMLILLGLGTQFCLLETLVTAIVDEVGNEWIIRKKTFVTLGVAVAGFLLGVPLTTQAGIYWLLLMDNYAASFSLVVISCIMCVAIMYIYGHRNYFKDIEMMLGFPPPLFFQICWRFISPAIIFFILVFTVIQYRPISYNEYVYPTWAISIGFLMALSSVICIPIYAIYKVCRSEGDTLLERLKNATKASKDWGPALPEHRSGRYAPAFSPSTESHLEVQPLQPEKGQSEAAAASPVQGSNGSAHSQDSRL; encoded by the exons ATGTTCCCCTACTTCATCATGCTCGTGTTCTGCGGCATCCCCCTCTTCTTCATGGAGCTCTCCTTTGGGCAGTttgccagccagggctgccttGGCGTCTGGAGGGTCAGCCCCATGTTCAAAG GCGTGGGCTACGGGATGATGGTGGTGTCCACATACATCGGGATCTACTACAACGTGGTGATCTGTATTGCCTTCTACTACTTCTTTGTGTCCATGACGCGCGTGCTGCCCTGGACGTACTGCAGCAACCCCTGGAACACGCCCGACTGCGTTGGGGTGCTGGACAGGAACCTCTCCAGCCGTGTTGCCCTCAACATCACCCAGCTCCTCAACACCACCCAGAAGCGCACCAGCCCCAGCGAGGAGTACTGGAG GAGGTATGTGCTGAACCTGTCAGATGACATCGGGAACCTGGGCGAGGTGCGGCTGCCCCTCCTGGGCTGCCTTGGTGTCTCCTGGGTCGTTGTCTTCCTCTGCCTCATCAAGGGCGTGAAATCCTCGGGGAAG GTGGTGTATTTCACGGCCACCTTCCCCTATGTGGTGCTCACCATCCTCTTCGTGCGCGGCATCACGCTGGAGGGGGCCGTCACTGGCATCATGTACTACCTGACACCCCAGTGGGACAAGATCCTCAATGCCAAG GTGTGGGGTGATGCAGCCTCTCAGATCTTCTACTcgctgggctgtgcctggggcgGGCTCATCACCATGGCCTCCTACAACAAGTTCAACAACAACTGCTACCG GGACAGCATCATCATCAGCATCACCAACTGTGCTACCAGTGTCTATGCTGGCTTCGTCATCTTCTCCATCCTGGGTTTCATGGCCAACCACCTGGGTGTGGATGTCTCCAAGGTGGCTGACCACGGGCCGGGCCTGGCCTTTGTCGCCTACCCTGAGGCCCTCACCTTGCTCCCCATCTCGCCACTGTGGTCCATTCTCTTCTTCTTTATGCTTATCCTCCTGGGGCTAGGTACACAG TTCTGCCTGCTGGAGACTCTGGTCACAGCCATTGTGGATGAGGTGGGCAACGAGTGGATCATCCGCAAAAAGACCTTTGTAACGCTGGGAGTGGCTGTGGCTGGCTTCCTGCTGGGTGTCCCGCTCACCACACAG GCGGGCATCTACTGGCTCCTGCTAATGGACAACTACGCTGCCAGCTTCTCCCTGGTGGTCATCTCCTGCATCATGTGTGTGGCCATCATGTACATCTATG GGCACCGCAACTACTTCAAGGACATTGAGATGATGTTGGGCTTTCCTCCCCCGCTCTTCTTCCAGATCTGCTGGCGCTTCATCTCACCTGCCATCATATTT TTCATCCTGGTCTTCACAGTGATCCAGTACCGGCCCATCTCCTACAATGAGTATGTCTACCCTACCTGGGCCATCAGCATCGGCTTCCTCATGGCGCTCTCTTCCGTCATCTGCATCCCCATCTACGCCATCTACAAAGTGTGCCGTTCTGAGGGGGACACACTTCTTGAG CGCTTGAAAAATGCTACCAAGGCAAGCAAGGACTGGGGCCCAGCGCTGCCAGAGCACCGCAGCGGGCGCTACGCCCCAGCGTTCAGCCCTTCCACCGAGTCCCACCTGGAggtgcagcccctgcagccagagaaggGCCAGAGTGAGGCAGCGGCTGCATCCCCCGTGCAGGGCAGCAATGGCTCAGCCCACAGCCAGGACTCCAGACTGTGA
- the SLC6A9 gene encoding sodium- and chloride-dependent glycine transporter 1 isoform X4, translating to MGTNGAVPGEQGKQEKSVKRGNWGNQIEFVLTSVGYAVGLGNVWRFPYLCYRNGGGAFMFPYFIMLVFCGIPLFFMELSFGQFASQGCLGVWRVSPMFKGVGYGMMVVSTYIGIYYNVVICIAFYYFFVSMTRVLPWTYCSNPWNTPDCVGVLDRNLSSRVALNITQLLNTTQKRTSPSEEYWRRYVLNLSDDIGNLGEVRLPLLGCLGVSWVVVFLCLIKGVKSSGKVVYFTATFPYVVLTILFVRGITLEGAVTGIMYYLTPQWDKILNAKVWGDAASQIFYSLGCAWGGLITMASYNKFNNNCYRDSIIISITNCATSVYAGFVIFSILGFMANHLGVDVSKVADHGPGLAFVAYPEALTLLPISPLWSILFFFMLILLGLGTQFCLLETLVTAIVDEVGNEWIIRKKTFVTLGVAVAGFLLGVPLTTQAGIYWLLLMDNYAASFSLVVISCIMCVAIMYIYGHRNYFKDIEMMLGFPPPLFFQICWRFISPAIIFFILVFTVIQYRPISYNEYVYPTWAISIGFLMALSSVICIPIYAIYKVCRSEGDTLLERLKNATKASKDWGPALPEHRSGRYAPAFSPSTESHLEVQPLQPEKGQSEAAAASPVQGSNGSAHSQDSRL from the exons AACGGCGCCGTGCCCGGGGAGCAGGGCAAGCAGGAGAAGAGTGTCAAGCGTGGCAACTGGGGCAACCAGATCGAGTTTGTGCTGACCAGCGTGGGCTATGCCGTGGGCCTAGGCAACGTCTGGCGCTTCCCATACCTCTGCTACCGCAATGGGGGAG GTGCCTTCATGTTCCCCTACTTCATCATGCTCGTGTTCTGCGGCATCCCCCTCTTCTTCATGGAGCTCTCCTTTGGGCAGTttgccagccagggctgccttGGCGTCTGGAGGGTCAGCCCCATGTTCAAAG GCGTGGGCTACGGGATGATGGTGGTGTCCACATACATCGGGATCTACTACAACGTGGTGATCTGTATTGCCTTCTACTACTTCTTTGTGTCCATGACGCGCGTGCTGCCCTGGACGTACTGCAGCAACCCCTGGAACACGCCCGACTGCGTTGGGGTGCTGGACAGGAACCTCTCCAGCCGTGTTGCCCTCAACATCACCCAGCTCCTCAACACCACCCAGAAGCGCACCAGCCCCAGCGAGGAGTACTGGAG GAGGTATGTGCTGAACCTGTCAGATGACATCGGGAACCTGGGCGAGGTGCGGCTGCCCCTCCTGGGCTGCCTTGGTGTCTCCTGGGTCGTTGTCTTCCTCTGCCTCATCAAGGGCGTGAAATCCTCGGGGAAG GTGGTGTATTTCACGGCCACCTTCCCCTATGTGGTGCTCACCATCCTCTTCGTGCGCGGCATCACGCTGGAGGGGGCCGTCACTGGCATCATGTACTACCTGACACCCCAGTGGGACAAGATCCTCAATGCCAAG GTGTGGGGTGATGCAGCCTCTCAGATCTTCTACTcgctgggctgtgcctggggcgGGCTCATCACCATGGCCTCCTACAACAAGTTCAACAACAACTGCTACCG GGACAGCATCATCATCAGCATCACCAACTGTGCTACCAGTGTCTATGCTGGCTTCGTCATCTTCTCCATCCTGGGTTTCATGGCCAACCACCTGGGTGTGGATGTCTCCAAGGTGGCTGACCACGGGCCGGGCCTGGCCTTTGTCGCCTACCCTGAGGCCCTCACCTTGCTCCCCATCTCGCCACTGTGGTCCATTCTCTTCTTCTTTATGCTTATCCTCCTGGGGCTAGGTACACAG TTCTGCCTGCTGGAGACTCTGGTCACAGCCATTGTGGATGAGGTGGGCAACGAGTGGATCATCCGCAAAAAGACCTTTGTAACGCTGGGAGTGGCTGTGGCTGGCTTCCTGCTGGGTGTCCCGCTCACCACACAG GCGGGCATCTACTGGCTCCTGCTAATGGACAACTACGCTGCCAGCTTCTCCCTGGTGGTCATCTCCTGCATCATGTGTGTGGCCATCATGTACATCTATG GGCACCGCAACTACTTCAAGGACATTGAGATGATGTTGGGCTTTCCTCCCCCGCTCTTCTTCCAGATCTGCTGGCGCTTCATCTCACCTGCCATCATATTT TTCATCCTGGTCTTCACAGTGATCCAGTACCGGCCCATCTCCTACAATGAGTATGTCTACCCTACCTGGGCCATCAGCATCGGCTTCCTCATGGCGCTCTCTTCCGTCATCTGCATCCCCATCTACGCCATCTACAAAGTGTGCCGTTCTGAGGGGGACACACTTCTTGAG CGCTTGAAAAATGCTACCAAGGCAAGCAAGGACTGGGGCCCAGCGCTGCCAGAGCACCGCAGCGGGCGCTACGCCCCAGCGTTCAGCCCTTCCACCGAGTCCCACCTGGAggtgcagcccctgcagccagagaaggGCCAGAGTGAGGCAGCGGCTGCATCCCCCGTGCAGGGCAGCAATGGCTCAGCCCACAGCCAGGACTCCAGACTGTGA